A portion of the Halogeometricum sp. S1BR25-6 genome contains these proteins:
- a CDS encoding 50S ribosomal protein L11, translated as MAGTIEVLVPGGEANPGPPLGPELGPTPVNVQDVVQEINDQTDAFDGMEVPVTVEYDDDGSFSISVGVPPTAELIKDEAGFETGSGEPQKNFVADLSFDQVKKIAEQKSSDLLSYDTKNAAKEVVGTCTSLGVTIEGNNPREFKKRIDDGEYDDQLAA; from the coding sequence ATGGCTGGAACTATCGAAGTGCTCGTTCCCGGCGGGGAGGCCAACCCCGGTCCGCCGCTCGGACCGGAACTCGGCCCGACGCCGGTGAACGTGCAGGACGTCGTGCAGGAGATAAACGACCAGACCGACGCGTTCGACGGCATGGAAGTGCCCGTCACGGTCGAGTACGACGACGACGGGTCGTTCTCCATCTCGGTCGGCGTCCCGCCGACGGCCGAACTCATCAAGGACGAGGCCGGATTCGAGACCGGTTCCGGCGAACCCCAGAAGAACTTCGTCGCGGACCTGAGCTTCGACCAGGTGAAGAAAATCGCCGAGCAGAAGTCCTCGGACCTCCTCTCGTACGACACGAAGAACGCCGCCAAAGAGGTCGTCGGGACCTGCACCTCCCTCGGCGTCACCATCGAGGGGAACAACCCCCGCGAGTTCAAAAAGCGCATCGACGACGGCGAGTACGACGACCAACTCGCCGCGTAA
- a CDS encoding 50S ribosomal protein L1, translating to MADTIVEAVSRALDEAPQRNFRETVDLAINLRDLDLNDPSKRVDESIVLPAGTGQETQIVVFATGETALQAEDVADQVMDGNDLEDLGDDSDAAKDLADETDFFVAEADMMQDIGRYLGTVLGPRGKMPTPLQPDDDVVEVVNRMKNTVQLRSRDRRTFHTRVGAEDMSADEIAENIDVIVRRLEATLEKGPLNIDGVFVKTTMGPSVEVEA from the coding sequence ATGGCAGATACGATAGTTGAAGCAGTCTCTCGCGCACTTGACGAGGCGCCGCAGCGGAACTTCCGCGAAACGGTCGACCTCGCTATCAACCTGCGCGACCTTGACCTAAACGACCCGTCGAAGCGTGTCGACGAGAGCATCGTGCTCCCGGCCGGCACCGGACAGGAGACGCAGATTGTCGTCTTCGCGACCGGCGAAACCGCACTCCAAGCAGAGGACGTTGCCGACCAAGTGATGGACGGTAACGACCTCGAAGACCTCGGAGACGATTCGGACGCCGCGAAGGACCTCGCCGACGAAACGGACTTCTTCGTCGCCGAGGCCGACATGATGCAAGATATCGGCCGCTACCTCGGGACCGTCCTCGGTCCTCGCGGTAAGATGCCGACGCCGCTCCAACCCGACGACGACGTGGTCGAAGTGGTGAATCGCATGAAGAACACGGTCCAACTCCGCAGTCGTGACCGCCGGACGTTCCACACCCGCGTGGGTGCCGAGGACATGTCCGCCGACGAAATCGCGGAGAACATCGACGTCATCGTGCGCCGCCTCGAGGCGACGCTCGAGAAGGGCCCCCTCAACATCGACGGGGTCTTCGTGAAGACGACGATGGGGCCATCGGTAGAGGTCGAAGCATGA
- a CDS encoding 50S ribosomal protein L10 produces the protein MSESESVRKTETIPEWKRIEVGELTEFLEEYQSVGVVSVTGIPSRQLQSMRRELHGSAALRMSRNTLLTRALEDVNDGLEQLTEFVYGQVALVGTNDNPFGLYKELEASKTPAPINAGEVAPNDVVIPEGDTGVDPGPFVGELQQVGASARIMDGSIKVTEDSHVLDEGEVVSEELANVLAELGIEPKEVGLDLRGVYSEGVLFEPDELAIDVDEYRADIQSAAAGARNLSVNAGYPTAQTAPTMLAKAAGEAKALGLFAAIEDPELVPDLIAKADAQLRTLAAQIDDEEALPEELRGVETPEPAADSADKADDDESTDEDTEADADDTDADDDEDDDSDGADGLGAMFG, from the coding sequence ATGAGCGAGAGCGAGAGCGTCCGCAAGACCGAAACCATCCCCGAGTGGAAGCGCATCGAGGTCGGTGAGCTCACCGAGTTCCTCGAAGAGTACCAGTCCGTCGGCGTCGTCAGCGTCACCGGCATCCCGAGCCGCCAGCTTCAGAGCATGCGGCGGGAACTGCACGGCAGCGCCGCGCTTCGGATGAGCCGTAACACGCTCCTGACGCGCGCGCTGGAGGACGTGAACGACGGCCTCGAACAGCTGACCGAGTTCGTCTACGGACAGGTCGCCTTGGTCGGGACGAACGACAACCCGTTCGGCCTGTACAAGGAGCTCGAAGCCTCGAAGACTCCCGCACCCATCAACGCGGGCGAGGTCGCTCCGAACGACGTCGTCATCCCCGAAGGTGACACCGGCGTCGACCCCGGTCCGTTCGTCGGCGAACTCCAACAGGTGGGGGCGTCGGCCCGCATCATGGACGGCTCCATCAAGGTCACCGAGGACTCCCACGTGCTCGACGAGGGCGAGGTCGTCTCCGAGGAGCTCGCCAACGTGCTCGCGGAACTCGGTATCGAACCGAAGGAGGTCGGTCTCGACCTCCGCGGCGTCTACTCCGAGGGCGTCCTGTTCGAGCCCGACGAACTCGCCATCGACGTCGACGAATACCGCGCGGACATCCAGTCCGCCGCGGCGGGCGCCCGCAACCTCTCGGTCAACGCGGGCTACCCGACGGCGCAGACCGCGCCCACCATGCTCGCGAAAGCCGCCGGCGAGGCGAAGGCCCTCGGCCTGTTCGCCGCCATCGAGGACCCCGAACTCGTTCCGGACCTCATCGCCAAGGCCGACGCGCAGCTCCGTACGCTTGCGGCGCAGATCGACGACGAGGAGGCCCTCCCCGAGGAGCTCCGCGGCGTCGAGACGCCCGAGCCGGCGGCCGACTCCGCCGACAAGGCGGACGACGACGAATCGACTGACGAAGACACGGAAGCCGACGCCGACGACACCGACGCTGACGACGATGAAGACGACGACAGCGACGGTGCCGACGGCCTCGGCGCGATGTTCGGATAA
- the rpl12p gene encoding 50S ribosomal protein P1, translated as MEYVYAALILNESGEEINEDNVTAVLDAAGVDVEESRVKALVAALEDVDIEEAVDTAAAAPAPAAGGSSGGEVETSDDDEDEDEGGDEDAAADEDDEEEEDESSGEGLGELFG; from the coding sequence ATGGAATACGTTTACGCAGCTCTCATCCTGAACGAATCGGGCGAAGAGATCAACGAAGACAACGTCACCGCGGTGCTCGACGCCGCCGGTGTGGACGTCGAGGAATCCCGCGTCAAGGCGCTCGTCGCCGCGCTGGAGGACGTCGACATCGAGGAGGCCGTCGACACGGCCGCCGCCGCTCCCGCGCCCGCCGCGGGCGGTAGCTCGGGTGGCGAGGTCGAGACGTCCGACGACGACGAGGACGAGGACGAGGGTGGCGACGAGGACGCCGCCGCCGACGAGGACGACGAGGAAGAAGAGGACGAGTCCTCCGGCGAGGGCCTCGGCGAACTCTTCGGCTAA
- a CDS encoding tripartite tricarboxylate transporter permease, which produces MVAPPPSADAALLTLGFVAGGICLGTASGLIPGLHVNALALLLAAAAPTLPGPPAAVGAAVLAAGVVHTFLDVVPALVLGVPDAATAAGSLPGHRLVLAGRGKEALRLSALGSGAAVAVAVPLSLPLSTLVAAGRTELNAALPFLLAAVVCLLVAAEPTWRRRLAAVGCFGLAAALGFLALDAPTAGALVPDAAASMLAPLFAGLFGAPVLVDALSGRGAIPPQVERGVALPPRTTLRAALSGVGGGALVGYLPGVSAGVATVLALGGVGGETGAEATPHGGRERTDRAYVVATSGADTATAVFAATALTVLGDERSGVAVALSAVGGGGSPFGSVPALAVVVFAAGVGTALVPLAGDRYLAAVGRLPHRPLSLAVLVLLWVLSAGFAGWPGLCAFAVAALVGLAPPRLGVRRVHLMGVLLAPVAVGSLG; this is translated from the coding sequence ATGGTCGCACCGCCCCCGTCCGCCGACGCCGCCCTCCTGACCCTCGGGTTCGTCGCGGGCGGAATCTGTCTCGGCACCGCGAGCGGGCTGATTCCCGGCCTCCACGTCAACGCCCTCGCCCTCCTGCTGGCGGCCGCCGCGCCGACGCTTCCCGGACCGCCGGCGGCGGTGGGCGCGGCCGTCCTCGCGGCGGGCGTCGTCCACACCTTCCTCGACGTCGTCCCCGCCCTCGTCCTCGGCGTCCCCGACGCGGCGACGGCGGCCGGGTCGCTGCCGGGCCACCGCCTCGTCCTCGCCGGGCGCGGGAAGGAGGCGCTCCGGCTCTCTGCTCTCGGAAGCGGCGCCGCCGTCGCCGTCGCGGTGCCGCTGTCGCTCCCCCTGTCGACGCTCGTCGCGGCCGGGCGCACGGAGTTGAACGCGGCGCTCCCGTTCCTGCTCGCCGCCGTCGTCTGTCTGCTCGTCGCCGCCGAACCGACGTGGCGCCGGCGACTCGCGGCCGTCGGCTGTTTCGGCCTCGCGGCGGCGCTCGGATTTCTCGCGCTCGACGCGCCGACGGCGGGGGCGCTCGTCCCGGACGCGGCCGCGTCGATGCTGGCGCCGCTGTTCGCCGGCCTGTTCGGGGCGCCGGTGCTCGTGGACGCGCTCTCCGGTCGCGGGGCGATACCGCCGCAGGTCGAGCGGGGAGTCGCCCTCCCTCCCCGGACGACGCTCCGCGCGGCGCTGTCGGGCGTCGGCGGCGGGGCACTCGTGGGGTATCTCCCCGGCGTCTCCGCGGGCGTGGCGACGGTGCTTGCGCTCGGCGGCGTCGGCGGGGAGACGGGAGCGGAGGCGACCCCGCACGGGGGGCGAGAGCGCACCGACCGCGCGTACGTCGTGGCGACCAGCGGCGCCGACACCGCGACGGCCGTCTTCGCGGCGACGGCGCTGACCGTCCTCGGCGACGAGCGCAGCGGCGTCGCCGTCGCCCTCTCAGCCGTCGGCGGCGGCGGGTCGCCGTTCGGGTCCGTCCCGGCGCTCGCCGTCGTCGTCTTCGCGGCGGGCGTCGGAACGGCGCTCGTCCCCCTCGCCGGCGACCGCTATCTCGCCGCGGTCGGTCGGCTCCCCCATCGGCCGCTCTCGCTCGCCGTCCTCGTCCTGCTGTGGGTGCTCTCGGCCGGATTCGCCGGGTGGCCCGGTCTGTGCGCGTTCGCCGTCGCGGCGCTGGTCGGCCTCGCGCCGCCGCGTCTCGGCGTCCGGCGCGTCCACCTGATGGGGGTGTTGCTAGCGCCCGTCGCGGTCGGGTCGCTCGGATAG
- a CDS encoding HVO_2753 family zinc finger protein, which translates to MSQSDSEQRHARQCVSCGINISGMSAATFSCPECGTEISRCSKCRKQSNLYECPDCGFMGP; encoded by the coding sequence ATGAGCCAATCCGACTCCGAGCAGCGACACGCCAGACAGTGCGTGTCCTGCGGCATCAACATCTCCGGCATGAGCGCCGCGACGTTCAGCTGTCCGGAGTGCGGCACCGAGATTTCGCGCTGTTCGAAGTGCCGAAAGCAGAGCAACCTCTACGAGTGTCCCGACTGCGGCTTCATGGGGCCGTAA
- a CDS encoding elongation factor 1-beta yields the protein MGKVAAKMKVMPNSPEIDLDELQERLENSLPEGAKINGFERDDVAFGLVALLPTVIVPDDAGGTEAVEEAFTGVEGVESVAVENVGRI from the coding sequence ATGGGGAAGGTTGCAGCCAAGATGAAGGTCATGCCGAACAGCCCCGAAATCGACCTCGACGAACTTCAGGAGCGCCTGGAGAATTCGCTCCCCGAGGGCGCGAAGATAAACGGCTTCGAGCGCGACGACGTGGCGTTCGGCCTCGTCGCACTCCTCCCGACGGTTATCGTCCCCGACGACGCCGGCGGCACCGAGGCCGTCGAAGAGGCGTTCACGGGCGTCGAGGGCGTCGAGAGCGTCGCCGTCGAAAACGTCGGCCGCATCTGA
- a CDS encoding cystathionine gamma-synthase: protein MDDSDDRRIETRAIHAGQDPDEETGALMTPIHANSTYEQDGPGEHRGYEYSRTGNPTRTDLESNLASLEGAEYGRAFSSGMGSINTVLNLLEAGDHVVTGDDVYGGTHRIFTQVYEKYDLSFDFVDTTDHDAVAAAMREETALLWVETPTNPLMRVNDIGALADLAHEHDALCAVDNTFATPYLQRPLEHGADVVSHSLTKYLGGHSDVVGGALVTDSEDLDEEFGFYQNAVGATPSPFDCFLVLRGTKTLPVRMDRHCENARELAAWLEGHERVDRVYYPGLESHPQHELAAEQMDDFGGMLSFEVDGSLSQASGVVSETDVFTLAESLGGVESLIEQPAAMTHAAIPREERVAAGLADGLVRVSVGVEHVDDLKADLDSAFDAAF, encoded by the coding sequence ATGGACGACAGCGACGACCGACGCATCGAGACGCGCGCGATTCACGCCGGACAGGACCCCGACGAGGAGACGGGCGCGCTGATGACGCCCATCCACGCCAACTCGACGTACGAACAGGACGGCCCGGGCGAGCACCGCGGCTACGAGTACTCGCGGACGGGCAACCCCACCAGGACGGACCTCGAATCCAACCTCGCATCGCTCGAAGGAGCCGAGTACGGCCGCGCGTTCTCCTCGGGGATGGGTTCGATCAACACCGTGTTGAACCTCCTCGAAGCGGGCGACCACGTCGTCACCGGCGACGACGTGTACGGCGGCACCCACCGCATCTTCACGCAGGTGTACGAGAAGTACGACCTCTCGTTCGACTTCGTCGACACCACCGACCACGACGCCGTCGCGGCGGCAATGCGCGAGGAGACGGCCCTGCTGTGGGTCGAGACGCCGACGAACCCACTGATGCGCGTCAACGACATCGGCGCCTTGGCGGACCTCGCCCACGAGCACGACGCGCTCTGCGCCGTCGACAACACGTTCGCCACGCCGTACCTCCAGCGACCGCTCGAACACGGCGCCGACGTCGTGAGCCACTCGCTGACGAAGTACCTCGGCGGCCACTCGGACGTGGTCGGCGGCGCCCTCGTCACCGACAGCGAGGACCTCGACGAGGAGTTCGGCTTCTACCAGAACGCCGTCGGCGCGACGCCGTCGCCGTTCGACTGCTTTCTCGTCCTCCGCGGGACGAAGACGCTCCCGGTCCGCATGGACCGCCACTGCGAGAACGCCCGCGAACTCGCCGCGTGGTTGGAGGGCCACGAGCGCGTCGACCGGGTGTACTACCCGGGTCTCGAATCGCACCCGCAGCACGAACTCGCCGCCGAGCAGATGGACGATTTCGGGGGAATGCTCTCCTTCGAGGTGGACGGCTCGCTGAGTCAGGCCTCCGGCGTCGTCTCCGAGACGGACGTGTTCACGCTGGCGGAGAGCCTCGGCGGCGTCGAGAGCCTCATCGAACAGCCGGCGGCGATGACGCACGCGGCCATCCCGCGCGAGGAACGCGTCGCGGCCGGCCTCGCCGACGGCCTCGTCCGCGTTTCGGTCGGCGTCGAACACGTCGACGACCTGAAGGCGGACCTCGATTCGGCGTTCGACGCCGCGTTCTGA
- a CDS encoding 50S ribosomal protein L21e: MPSSNGPLHGTRGKLSNDPRDRGTSPPQRAIQEYDEGQKVHLKIDPSVRKGRFHPRFNGHTGEVVGKQGRAFKVEINDGGKDKILVVRPAHLRAQQ, encoded by the coding sequence ATGCCGAGCTCAAACGGTCCGCTTCACGGGACGCGAGGAAAACTCTCGAACGACCCCCGCGACCGGGGAACCTCCCCGCCGCAGCGCGCGATTCAGGAGTACGACGAGGGCCAGAAAGTCCACCTGAAAATCGACCCCAGCGTGCGCAAGGGCCGCTTCCACCCGCGCTTCAACGGCCACACGGGCGAAGTGGTCGGCAAGCAGGGTCGCGCGTTCAAAGTCGAAATCAACGACGGCGGCAAGGACAAGATCCTCGTCGTCCGTCCCGCCCACCTGCGCGCCCAGCAGTAA
- a CDS encoding RNA polymerase Rpb4 family protein — MTIFKEKVHEEYQTTSEVKDLLEDVEAERAADEERELRYELARAIEHVNRFAVLDAGESRELVEELLELEKVDEKTAFKIADLLPQSRDELRAVYAQERYALDGDELDDVLNVVAKYV; from the coding sequence ATGACCATCTTCAAAGAGAAGGTACACGAGGAGTACCAGACCACGAGCGAGGTCAAAGACCTCCTCGAAGACGTCGAGGCCGAACGCGCCGCGGACGAAGAGCGCGAACTCCGGTACGAACTCGCTCGCGCCATCGAACACGTCAACCGCTTCGCCGTCCTCGACGCCGGGGAGTCGCGCGAACTCGTCGAGGAACTCCTCGAACTGGAGAAGGTGGACGAGAAGACCGCGTTCAAAATCGCGGACCTCCTGCCCCAGAGCCGGGACGAACTCCGCGCCGTCTACGCCCAGGAGCGCTACGCTCTGGACGGCGACGAACTCGACGACGTGTTGAACGTCGTCGCGAAGTACGTCTGA
- a CDS encoding DUF655 domain-containing protein: MTSAESGDADPDSPVDETESGADAEEEVQYAIVLDHLPHGRPDDDRPRYKKSPLAYALGERNFRLFELRLTGDSDTSIGDRVVLFPAERREAVEELREVEYDDLSNTAHSELEYVVEDIVTENERRFVDFYNDAQPITLRLHQLNLLPGIGKKLRNNILDERKRGPFESFEDVEERVSGLHHARDVLVERVMEELRDDDLKYKTFVGRDD, encoded by the coding sequence ATGACGAGCGCTGAGAGCGGAGACGCCGACCCCGATTCGCCGGTCGACGAGACCGAGAGCGGCGCCGACGCCGAGGAGGAGGTACAGTACGCCATCGTCCTCGACCACCTCCCCCACGGACGGCCGGACGACGACCGTCCGCGGTACAAGAAGTCGCCGCTGGCGTACGCCCTCGGGGAGCGGAACTTTCGCCTCTTCGAGCTTCGGCTGACCGGGGACTCCGACACCTCCATCGGGGACAGGGTGGTGTTGTTCCCCGCCGAACGGCGCGAGGCGGTCGAAGAACTCCGCGAGGTGGAGTACGACGACCTCTCGAACACGGCCCACTCGGAGTTGGAGTACGTCGTCGAGGACATCGTCACCGAGAACGAGCGTCGCTTCGTCGACTTCTACAACGACGCCCAACCCATCACGCTCCGCCTCCACCAGTTGAACCTCCTGCCGGGCATCGGCAAGAAACTGCGGAACAACATCCTCGACGAACGGAAGCGCGGCCCGTTCGAGAGCTTCGAGGACGTCGAAGAGCGGGTCTCCGGACTCCACCACGCCCGCGACGTGCTGGTCGAACGCGTGATGGAGGAACTGCGCGACGACGACCTGAAGTACAAGACGTTCGTCGGCCGCGACGACTGA
- a CDS encoding 16S ribosomal RNA methyltransferase A encodes MTEPQPDTPEAAARPSRDPDRLIERAGLRGDPDQDQHFLVDDRVLDRIPEYLPPDADTSHVLEVGGGTGALTDRLLGVAERVTVVERDTRLAAFLREEFADEVESGRLTVLEGDALDVDLPEFTACVSNLPYGISSAITFRLLPRGVPLVLMFQKEFGERMAAESGTSEYGRLSVSAQHYGDVEVVETVPKGAFSPAPAVDSVVVRVTPRDPDYEVDDEAFFLDFVKALFTQRRKTIRNGIRNTAHISGLSNPEAVVEAADEETLRKRAGKMSPSEFAALAALADEHGR; translated from the coding sequence ATGACCGAGCCGCAGCCGGATACGCCGGAGGCCGCGGCGCGCCCCTCGCGCGACCCGGACCGACTGATCGAACGCGCGGGCCTGCGCGGCGACCCCGACCAGGACCAGCACTTTCTCGTCGACGACCGCGTTCTGGACCGAATCCCCGAGTACCTGCCACCGGACGCCGACACCTCGCACGTGCTCGAAGTGGGCGGCGGGACGGGCGCGCTGACCGACCGCCTGCTGGGCGTCGCAGAGCGCGTCACGGTGGTCGAACGCGATACGCGCCTCGCCGCCTTCCTCCGCGAGGAGTTCGCCGACGAGGTCGAATCGGGCCGGCTGACCGTGCTCGAAGGCGACGCGCTGGACGTCGACCTCCCCGAGTTCACCGCCTGCGTCTCGAATCTCCCCTACGGCATCTCTTCTGCGATAACGTTCAGACTCCTGCCCCGCGGCGTCCCCCTCGTCTTGATGTTCCAGAAGGAGTTCGGCGAGCGGATGGCCGCCGAGTCGGGGACGAGCGAGTACGGCCGCCTGTCGGTGAGCGCCCAGCACTACGGCGACGTCGAGGTGGTCGAAACCGTCCCGAAGGGTGCGTTCTCGCCCGCGCCGGCCGTCGACAGCGTCGTCGTTCGCGTGACCCCGCGCGACCCCGATTACGAGGTCGACGACGAGGCGTTCTTCCTCGACTTCGTGAAGGCGCTGTTCACCCAGCGACGAAAGACCATCCGCAACGGCATCCGCAACACGGCGCACATCTCCGGGCTGTCGAACCCCGAGGCCGTCGTCGAGGCGGCCGACGAGGAGACGCTCCGGAAGCGCGCGGGGAAGATGTCCCCGAGCGAGTTCGCCGCGCTGGCGGCGCTCGCCGACGAACACGGTCGATAG
- a CDS encoding mechanosensitive ion channel family protein: MTPASLLVPLQNGASPLDELASLVPSFAGRVAVTGVIIFLVTALLARGDRVHDSDPEHVPAALWSLAVTLTTMSVTVGGAAVIVGVWGQATQVAEVFEGYSFGYRSFVNLGLSILILVGAYTMTSLVRRLVDEVTEARPAVSQHQREIAYRLAQVFLYVVGVAMVLALWNVDLGGILVGAGFLGIVVGMAARQTLGALLAGFVLMFSRPFEIGDWVEVGDHEGIVTDITIVNTRIQTFDGEYVMVPNDVVSSESLVNRSRKGRLRIEVDVGADYDADPKRASDVALEAVEQLDEPLGVPTPQVVLKRFADSAVVLGVRVWIDRPSARRKWRTQTAVISAIKEAFESEGIKIPYPQRELMGREEENGFVVSGGERAAAPRDPSPAPDSPAATTDGGDGEESAESEGKEEAETPDGEGGDSPDGEES, from the coding sequence ATGACCCCCGCGTCCCTCCTCGTTCCCCTGCAGAACGGCGCCTCCCCGCTGGACGAACTCGCCTCGCTCGTGCCGTCGTTCGCGGGGCGGGTGGCGGTCACCGGCGTCATCATCTTCCTCGTGACGGCGCTTCTGGCGCGCGGGGACCGGGTCCACGACTCCGACCCCGAGCACGTCCCGGCGGCGCTGTGGAGTCTGGCCGTGACGCTGACGACGATGTCCGTGACCGTCGGGGGCGCCGCCGTCATCGTCGGCGTCTGGGGACAGGCGACGCAGGTCGCGGAGGTGTTCGAGGGGTACAGCTTCGGCTACCGCTCGTTCGTCAATCTCGGACTCTCGATTCTCATCCTCGTCGGCGCGTACACGATGACGAGTCTCGTCCGCCGCCTCGTCGACGAGGTGACGGAGGCCCGGCCGGCGGTGAGCCAGCACCAACGCGAGATAGCCTATCGCCTCGCGCAGGTGTTCCTCTACGTCGTCGGCGTCGCCATGGTGCTCGCCCTCTGGAACGTCGACCTCGGGGGCATCCTCGTCGGCGCCGGGTTCCTCGGCATCGTCGTCGGGATGGCCGCCAGACAGACGCTCGGCGCGCTCTTGGCCGGGTTCGTCCTGATGTTCTCCCGTCCGTTCGAAATCGGCGACTGGGTCGAAGTGGGGGACCACGAGGGCATCGTCACCGACATCACCATCGTCAACACGCGCATCCAGACGTTCGACGGCGAGTACGTGATGGTGCCGAACGACGTGGTCTCCTCGGAGAGCCTCGTCAACCGCAGTCGGAAGGGACGGCTCCGCATCGAGGTGGATGTGGGCGCCGACTACGACGCGGACCCGAAGCGGGCGTCGGACGTGGCGCTCGAAGCCGTCGAGCAGTTGGACGAACCGCTGGGCGTCCCCACGCCGCAGGTGGTGCTGAAGCGGTTCGCCGACTCGGCCGTCGTGCTCGGCGTCCGCGTCTGGATCGACCGCCCCAGCGCGCGCCGCAAGTGGCGGACGCAGACGGCGGTCATCTCCGCCATCAAGGAGGCCTTCGAATCGGAGGGTATCAAGATACCCTACCCGCAACGCGAACTCATGGGCCGAGAGGAGGAGAACGGGTTCGTCGTCTCAGGCGGCGAGCGAGCGGCCGCCCCGCGGGACCCGAGTCCGGCACCGGACTCGCCGGCGGCGACGACCGACGGCGGGGACGGCGAGGAGAGCGCAGAGAGCGAAGGGAAGGAAGAGGCGGAGACGCCCGACGGCGAGGGCGGCGATTCCCCGGACGGTGAGGAGTCGTGA
- a CDS encoding HemK2/MTQ2 family protein methyltransferase codes for MTGRDLAERRGMETNVYQPAEDSALLAEAVVDRARGRFLEVGTGSGWVAERAAREADVTEVVASDVNPHACESARERGRRAAAEGHLGIEAVRANLVDPFADDAFDTVAFNPPYLPTDPDNEWDDWMEQALSGGETGRKFLDPFVDSVGRVLADGGRVLLLVSSLTGYDEVVARVESRGFAHETVVQESYPFEVLSVLELK; via the coding sequence GTGACGGGACGCGACTTGGCCGAGCGTCGCGGCATGGAGACGAACGTCTATCAACCCGCCGAGGACTCCGCGCTCCTCGCGGAGGCCGTCGTCGACCGCGCGAGGGGTCGGTTTCTCGAAGTCGGCACCGGTTCGGGGTGGGTCGCCGAACGGGCCGCCCGCGAGGCGGACGTGACGGAAGTGGTCGCCAGCGACGTCAACCCCCACGCCTGCGAGAGCGCCCGCGAACGCGGCCGACGGGCGGCGGCCGAGGGACACCTCGGAATCGAGGCGGTGCGCGCGAACCTCGTGGACCCCTTCGCCGACGACGCGTTCGACACGGTGGCGTTCAACCCCCCCTACTTACCCACGGACCCCGACAACGAGTGGGACGACTGGATGGAGCAGGCGCTCTCGGGCGGTGAGACCGGTCGAAAGTTCCTCGACCCGTTCGTCGATAGCGTGGGCCGCGTCCTCGCCGACGGCGGGCGCGTCCTGCTCCTCGTCAGTTCGCTCACCGGGTACGACGAAGTCGTCGCCCGCGTCGAGTCGCGGGGATTCGCCCACGAGACGGTGGTGCAGGAGTCCTACCCGTTCGAGGTGTTGTCGGTGCTCGAACTAAAATAA